The following are encoded together in the Methylorubrum sp. B1-46 genome:
- a CDS encoding polyprenyl synthetase family protein: MADNFEMEFVCRHAATKQAVEAFLAKHLCDEADPGEMARAPRLMEAMRYAVFGRGKRLRSFLTIETARMLGGSEVLALATGAGVELAHCYSLVHDDLPALDDDDMHRGKPAVHRAFDEATAILAGNALQALAFEVIADPRWQPNPAIRAELVLGLARASGPGGMIGGQLLDLSAEGRFGAADMDIDGTLRMQTMKTGMLLAFSVEAGALIGGADFHERDALQRYGRALGQAVQIADDILDRVATPEVVGKATSKDRGLKRASLADCLDFDRAQAECYRLVAICDEAVSQWNEAAAVLRQAARFAVARKA, translated from the coding sequence ATGGCTGACAACTTCGAGATGGAGTTTGTTTGCAGGCACGCGGCGACCAAGCAGGCAGTTGAAGCATTCTTGGCTAAGCATCTCTGCGATGAGGCTGATCCCGGCGAGATGGCTAGGGCGCCACGTCTAATGGAAGCGATGCGCTATGCCGTATTTGGCCGAGGCAAGCGTCTCCGGTCATTCCTCACCATCGAAACCGCACGAATGCTCGGCGGCTCTGAAGTACTGGCGCTCGCGACGGGAGCGGGGGTCGAACTTGCACACTGTTACAGCCTCGTCCACGATGACCTTCCGGCGCTGGACGACGATGACATGCACCGCGGCAAACCCGCCGTTCATAGGGCGTTCGACGAAGCAACGGCAATCCTCGCTGGTAACGCACTTCAAGCCCTTGCGTTCGAGGTGATTGCCGACCCACGCTGGCAACCCAACCCGGCGATCCGGGCAGAGCTCGTGCTGGGACTTGCCCGGGCGTCCGGACCCGGTGGCATGATCGGCGGTCAACTGCTCGATCTCTCAGCAGAGGGGCGCTTTGGTGCAGCCGACATGGATATAGACGGGACCCTACGGATGCAGACCATGAAGACTGGTATGCTCCTGGCCTTCTCGGTCGAGGCCGGTGCGCTGATTGGGGGAGCCGACTTTCACGAGCGCGACGCCCTTCAGCGCTATGGCAGGGCACTCGGACAAGCCGTCCAGATTGCCGATGATATCCTGGATCGGGTGGCCACTCCGGAGGTAGTCGGCAAAGCTACGAGCAAGGACAGGGGCCTAAAGAGGGCCTCGCTGGCCGACTGCCTCGATTTCGATAGAGCCCAGGCCGAGTGTTACCGTCTCGTTGCCATCTGTGATGAGGCCGTTTCGCAGTGGAACGAGGCCGCCGCAGTACTGCGCCAAGCAGCCCGCTTCGCAGTTGCGCGCAAGGCGTAG
- the shc gene encoding squalene--hopene cyclase, producing the protein MNTEPRFSAPENLCAITNAGHALSRRQNRDGHWVFELEADATIPAEYVLLEHYMDRITPHRQARIGAYLRRIQGEHGGWPMYHGGVFNMSASVKAYCALKAIGEDPQAPHMVRARQAILGHGGAERANVFTRIQLALFGAIPWRGVPVMPVEIMHLPRWFFFNVWAMSYWARVCVVPLLVLQALQPRARNPRAVSFEEIFQTPPDQVRDWIRGPYRSRWGMVFKHIDTVLRWTEPLFSKLARGSAIAKAIAFVEERLNGEDGLGAIYPAMAYALMMYDVLGYPEDDPRCVTIWRAIEKLLVEKDDEVFCQPCVSPVWDTSLSGHAMIEALRTGGVEAQRDLNAACDWLAARQITKVRGDWTAMRPEAEPGGWAFQYGNDHYPDVDDTAVVGMLLHRNGRPEHTEAVERARRWIVGMQSRSGGWGAFDAENDREFLNHIPFADHGALLDPPTADVTGRCISFLSQLGHEGDRPVIERALAYLRAEQEANGSWYGRWGTNYIYGTWSVLCALNAAGVPHGDPMVSRAVDWLVSIQRKDGGWGEDQRSYDLGRYVENAESLPSQTAWAMLGLMAVGQADHPAVLRGAAYLQHTQGADGEWQEQAYNAVGFPRVFYLRYHGYRLFFPLLALSRLQNLQRGNSREVSFGF; encoded by the coding sequence ATGAACACGGAGCCTCGCTTCTCCGCACCCGAGAACCTGTGCGCCATCACCAACGCCGGCCACGCTCTGAGCCGGCGGCAGAACCGTGACGGCCATTGGGTCTTTGAGCTGGAGGCGGATGCCACCATCCCAGCCGAATACGTGCTCCTGGAGCACTACATGGACCGCATCACACCACATCGACAGGCCCGGATCGGCGCCTACTTGCGGCGCATCCAGGGCGAGCACGGCGGCTGGCCCATGTACCACGGTGGCGTCTTCAACATGTCAGCCAGCGTGAAGGCGTACTGTGCCCTCAAGGCCATCGGCGAGGATCCTCAGGCGCCGCACATGGTACGAGCGCGCCAAGCCATCCTCGGCCACGGCGGCGCGGAACGCGCCAACGTCTTCACCCGCATCCAGCTCGCCCTGTTCGGCGCCATCCCCTGGCGCGGCGTTCCGGTGATGCCGGTCGAGATCATGCACTTGCCCAGGTGGTTCTTCTTCAACGTCTGGGCAATGTCCTACTGGGCTCGCGTCTGCGTGGTGCCGCTCCTTGTGCTACAGGCACTCCAGCCTCGTGCCCGCAACCCGCGCGCGGTGAGCTTCGAAGAGATCTTCCAGACTCCGCCGGATCAGGTTCGAGACTGGATCCGCGGCCCCTACCGCTCGCGTTGGGGCATGGTGTTCAAGCACATCGACACCGTGCTGCGATGGACTGAGCCCCTGTTCTCGAAGCTTGCGCGCGGGAGTGCCATCGCCAAGGCCATCGCCTTCGTGGAGGAGCGCCTGAACGGCGAGGACGGGCTCGGCGCGATCTACCCGGCCATGGCCTACGCGCTGATGATGTACGACGTGCTCGGCTATCCCGAGGACGATCCACGCTGCGTCACGATCTGGAGAGCCATAGAGAAGCTTCTCGTCGAAAAGGACGACGAGGTCTTCTGCCAGCCTTGCGTCTCGCCTGTCTGGGACACCAGCCTCTCCGGACATGCCATGATCGAGGCCCTGCGCACTGGCGGCGTTGAGGCGCAGAGAGACCTGAATGCGGCCTGCGACTGGCTGGCGGCGCGGCAGATCACGAAGGTTCGCGGTGACTGGACCGCGATGCGACCCGAGGCCGAGCCCGGCGGCTGGGCCTTCCAGTATGGCAATGACCACTACCCCGACGTGGACGACACGGCAGTCGTCGGCATGCTGCTCCACCGCAACGGCCGACCCGAGCACACGGAGGCAGTCGAGAGGGCACGGCGCTGGATCGTCGGCATGCAGAGCCGGAGTGGCGGCTGGGGCGCCTTCGACGCTGAGAACGACCGCGAGTTCCTCAACCACATCCCGTTCGCCGACCATGGCGCGCTGCTCGACCCGCCGACCGCCGACGTCACCGGCCGCTGCATCTCCTTCCTGTCCCAGCTCGGACACGAGGGGGACCGTCCGGTCATCGAGCGCGCGCTGGCTTATCTGCGCGCCGAGCAGGAGGCGAACGGCAGCTGGTACGGCCGTTGGGGTACCAACTATATCTATGGCACTTGGTCGGTGTTATGCGCCCTCAACGCCGCGGGCGTGCCACACGGTGATCCGATGGTGAGCCGCGCGGTGGACTGGCTCGTCTCGATCCAGCGCAAGGACGGTGGCTGGGGCGAGGACCAGCGGAGCTATGACCTCGGCCGTTACGTCGAGAACGCCGAGAGCCTGCCCTCGCAGACGGCTTGGGCGATGCTCGGACTGATGGCAGTTGGGCAAGCCGACCACCCGGCGGTGCTGCGCGGGGCGGCTTACCTTCAGCATACGCAAGGAGCGGATGGCGAGTGGCAGGAGCAGGCCTACAACGCGGTTGGCTTTCCGCGGGTGTTCTACCTCAGGTATCACGGCTACCGGTTGTTCTTCCCCCTCCTTGCCCTGTCCCGCTTGCAGAATTTGCAACGTGGCAACAGCCGCGAGGTCAGCTTCGGCTTCTGA
- a CDS encoding TetR/AcrR family transcriptional regulator produces MGRTRTIDRDKVLDHAEQIVRRDGATALTFDAVAKAAGITKGGLQYCFGDKDGMIAALIERWFAAFDAELERSTAPGGDTAEQARGYVAASSRVDEASQTKMVGMLVTLLQSPEHLERVRVWYAGWIGKFDPSFEAQRRARTAFFAAEGAFFLRSLGLVEMDQAEWDGVFADFLKLL; encoded by the coding sequence ATGGGGCGAACTCGAACCATCGACCGGGACAAGGTGCTGGACCACGCGGAGCAGATCGTCCGCCGCGACGGTGCTACGGCACTGACCTTCGACGCCGTTGCTAAGGCGGCCGGCATCACCAAGGGCGGCCTGCAATACTGCTTCGGCGATAAAGACGGTATGATTGCCGCCTTGATTGAGCGCTGGTTCGCAGCCTTCGATGCCGAACTCGAGCGCAGCACCGCGCCGGGCGGCGATACCGCGGAACAAGCACGTGGCTACGTTGCAGCTTCGAGCCGCGTCGACGAAGCGTCGCAGACCAAGATGGTCGGCATGCTGGTGACCCTGCTGCAGTCGCCCGAGCACCTGGAACGCGTCCGTGTCTGGTACGCTGGCTGGATCGGCAAGTTTGACCCCAGTTTCGAGGCGCAACGGCGGGCCCGAACGGCTTTCTTTGCTGCCGAGGGCGCCTTTTTCCTCCGCAGCCTCGGGCTGGTCGAGATGGATCAAGCTGAATGGGACGGTGTCTTCGCCGACTTCCTGAAGCTGCTCTGA